The following are encoded together in the Pectobacterium punjabense genome:
- a CDS encoding acyltransferase, which yields MTDKIGWIDNLRALACMMVVLIHSTTYYITAGGMPGDGHWDVANVLNSASRVCVPLFFMISGYLFFGERSAGKKHFLRIGLCLLFYSTVALIYIATLTPINGLNSLHHALQKPIFYHLWFFYAIIVIYLLSPLITVKPISGKYVVVLIVLLAVVANPNTGRVGFEGFKLLPVNLYIYGDTFYYVLYAALGRALGMLDVPKKVVLAAIPFFIVCVALVAMGTKHHTLLNDTFTQTFYIYCGPLVFLAAVSLLVVFKHYFSQRILPGFATISRHSLAIYGFHALIIHYLRTHDVALPSHPVLDIFYVFAVALVASLLLSMALQKIDVRRWVS from the coding sequence ATGACGGATAAGATCGGCTGGATTGATAACCTGCGGGCGCTGGCCTGCATGATGGTCGTTCTGATTCATAGTACAACCTACTATATTACCGCGGGGGGCATGCCGGGCGATGGACATTGGGATGTGGCGAATGTTCTGAACTCTGCGTCGCGCGTCTGCGTCCCGCTGTTTTTCATGATCTCGGGATACTTATTTTTTGGTGAACGCAGTGCGGGGAAGAAGCATTTCCTGCGTATCGGTTTATGCCTGCTTTTTTATAGTACGGTCGCGCTGATCTATATTGCGACACTCACACCGATTAATGGCCTGAACTCATTACACCATGCGTTGCAAAAACCGATCTTTTATCACTTATGGTTTTTCTACGCCATTATCGTGATTTATCTGCTTTCCCCACTGATTACAGTCAAGCCAATATCGGGCAAATATGTGGTTGTCTTGATTGTTTTATTGGCTGTTGTCGCTAATCCCAATACGGGGCGGGTGGGGTTTGAAGGCTTTAAATTACTGCCTGTTAATCTCTATATTTACGGCGATACGTTTTACTACGTGCTGTATGCCGCGCTGGGACGAGCGTTGGGCATGTTGGATGTACCAAAGAAAGTCGTGCTTGCTGCTATCCCCTTTTTCATCGTGTGTGTCGCATTGGTGGCGATGGGAACGAAGCACCACACATTGTTGAACGATACGTTCACTCAGACGTTTTATATCTACTGTGGTCCGTTGGTGTTTCTGGCTGCGGTCAGCCTACTGGTGGTGTTTAAGCATTACTTTAGCCAGCGGATTTTACCGGGTTTTGCTACGATTTCGCGCCATTCTCTGGCGATTTACGGCTTCCACGCGTTGATTATTCATTATTTGCGTACGCATGATGTGGCGCTGCCATCTCACCCGGTTCTCGATATTTTCTATGTCTTCGCCGTTGCGCTGGTGGCAAGCCTGCTGCTTTCGATGGCGCTACAGAAGATTGATGTGCGTCGCTGGGTGAGCTGA
- a CDS encoding aldehyde dehydrogenase family protein — MAHDNLEGRSASGEIGSLNLKKRYDNFIGGAWIPPDAGQYFVNLTPVTGQPMCEVASSTTRDIDHALDAAHKAKAQWGGLSVQERALVLNRIADRMEQNLERLAQVETWDNGKPIRETSGADVPLAIDHFRYFAACIRAQEGAISEIDGDTVAYHFHEPLGVVGQIIPWNFPLLMACWKMAPALAAGNCIVLKPAKLTPMSVLVLMELIQDLLPPGVINVVNGSGSEIGEYLATSKRVAKVAFTGSTEVGQQIMSYAAQNVTPVTLELGGKSPNIFFADVMDKEDSFFDKVLEGFTLFAFNQGEVCTCPSRALVQESIYDRFMERAIKRVEAIRIGNPLDSSTMMGAQVSAGQLDTILNYIDIGKKEGARVLTGGQRKAMSGGLAEGYYLEPTILFGKNSMRVFQEEIFGPVLAVTTFKTMEDALEIANDTEYGLGAGVWSRNGNIAYRIGRGIQAGRVWTNCYHAYPAHAAFGGYKQSGIGRENHKMMLEHYQQTKCLLVSYSDKPMGLF, encoded by the coding sequence ATGGCGCACGATAATCTCGAAGGCCGATCTGCATCTGGCGAAATCGGCTCTCTTAATCTGAAAAAACGCTATGACAATTTTATCGGCGGAGCCTGGATTCCACCTGATGCGGGTCAGTATTTTGTCAATTTAACGCCAGTAACGGGTCAACCGATGTGTGAGGTAGCCAGCTCGACAACGCGAGATATTGACCATGCGTTGGATGCTGCTCACAAAGCAAAAGCGCAATGGGGTGGCCTGTCGGTGCAGGAACGGGCGCTGGTGCTTAACCGCATCGCTGACCGAATGGAACAAAATCTTGAGCGGCTAGCGCAGGTAGAAACTTGGGATAACGGTAAACCGATACGTGAAACCAGCGGGGCGGATGTGCCGTTGGCGATTGACCACTTCCGCTATTTTGCGGCCTGTATCCGCGCGCAAGAGGGGGCGATCAGCGAAATTGATGGTGATACCGTAGCCTATCATTTTCATGAACCTCTCGGTGTGGTTGGACAAATCATTCCCTGGAATTTCCCGCTGCTGATGGCCTGTTGGAAGATGGCACCCGCGCTGGCCGCGGGTAACTGTATTGTGCTGAAGCCCGCCAAACTGACGCCGATGTCGGTGCTGGTTTTGATGGAGCTAATTCAGGATCTGTTGCCGCCGGGTGTCATTAATGTCGTTAACGGGTCGGGAAGCGAAATCGGTGAATATCTGGCGACGTCGAAACGCGTCGCGAAAGTTGCCTTCACTGGGTCGACCGAAGTAGGTCAGCAGATCATGAGCTATGCGGCGCAGAATGTGACGCCGGTGACGCTGGAGCTGGGCGGCAAGTCGCCAAATATCTTCTTTGCCGATGTGATGGATAAGGAAGACAGCTTCTTTGACAAAGTGCTTGAAGGTTTCACGCTGTTTGCCTTCAATCAGGGAGAAGTCTGCACCTGTCCGAGTCGTGCGCTGGTGCAGGAATCGATCTACGATCGCTTTATGGAGCGGGCAATCAAGCGCGTTGAGGCGATCCGCATCGGCAACCCGCTGGACAGCAGCACCATGATGGGTGCACAGGTGTCAGCAGGCCAGCTTGATACCATCCTTAACTATATTGATATCGGTAAGAAAGAGGGCGCACGGGTGCTCACGGGCGGCCAGCGTAAGGCGATGTCGGGTGGTCTGGCGGAAGGTTACTATCTGGAACCGACGATATTGTTCGGTAAAAACAGTATGCGCGTCTTCCAAGAGGAAATTTTCGGTCCCGTATTGGCGGTAACGACGTTCAAGACGATGGAAGATGCGTTGGAGATCGCCAACGATACAGAATACGGTCTGGGTGCGGGTGTGTGGAGCCGTAACGGCAATATCGCTTACCGAATCGGGCGCGGCATTCAGGCTGGTCGCGTCTGGACCAATTGCTATCACGCCTACCCGGCACATGCCGCGTTTGGGGGCTACAAGCAGTCTGGTATCGGGCGTGAAAACCATAAAATGATGCTGGAACACTATCAACAAACCAAGTGCCTGTTGGTAAGTTACTCTGATAAGCCGATGGGGCTGTTCTAA
- the fdhD gene encoding formate dehydrogenase accessory sulfurtransferase FdhD: MQVFQVEEVHLRADTALEGATQHSVYHPDSLHQPQPDWLAEEVPVALVYNGISHVVMMASPKELEQFALGFSLSEGIIQSPADIYGIDVQAACNGIEVQIELSSRRFAGLKERRRAMDGRTGCGVCGVEQLAEIGKPVMPLPFTQTFSLSKLENALVRLRDVQKIGQMTGCTHAASWIAPDGALSGGSEDVGRHVALDKLLGTRAKQGWQQGAALVSSRASYEMVQKSAMCGVEILFAVSAATSLAVDVAQRCNLTLVGFCRPGHATIYTHPQRLSA, from the coding sequence ATGCAGGTATTTCAGGTGGAAGAGGTGCATTTACGCGCAGATACGGCCCTCGAGGGCGCAACGCAACATTCGGTCTATCATCCCGATTCGCTACACCAGCCACAACCTGACTGGCTAGCGGAAGAAGTGCCCGTTGCGCTGGTTTATAACGGCATCTCACATGTTGTGATGATGGCTTCACCAAAAGAGTTGGAACAGTTCGCTCTCGGGTTTTCCTTATCTGAAGGCATTATCCAATCACCCGCAGATATCTACGGCATTGATGTACAGGCCGCCTGTAACGGCATCGAAGTGCAGATTGAGCTTTCCAGCCGACGCTTTGCCGGGCTAAAAGAACGACGTCGGGCAATGGATGGCCGCACAGGCTGCGGCGTATGTGGCGTAGAGCAGCTTGCAGAAATCGGCAAACCAGTGATGCCTCTGCCCTTCACCCAGACATTTTCCCTCAGCAAACTTGAAAACGCACTGGTGCGACTGCGCGATGTACAAAAGATCGGCCAGATGACAGGCTGTACCCATGCAGCCAGTTGGATAGCGCCAGACGGCGCGCTGTCAGGCGGGAGCGAAGATGTTGGCCGCCATGTCGCACTGGATAAATTGCTTGGCACCCGAGCAAAACAAGGATGGCAACAGGGTGCCGCGCTGGTTTCCAGCCGAGCCAGCTATGAAATGGTACAAAAATCTGCCATGTGTGGGGTGGAAATCCTGTTTGCTGTCTCGGCAGCCACCTCACTGGCCGTTGACGTTGCACAACGTTGCAACCTGACGCTGGTGGGGTTTTGTCGACCAGGGCATGCGACCATTTACACGCATCCGCAACGTCTAAGCGCATAA
- the sodA gene encoding superoxide dismutase [Mn] encodes MSYSLPSLPYAYDALEPHFDKETMEIHHSKHHQAYVNNANAALESLPELAKLSAEELIAQLDNVPAEKRTALRNNAGGHVNHSLFWKGLKVGTTLTGDLKAAIERDFGSVDAFKEKFEQAAATRFGSGWAWLVLKDDGKLAVVSTANQDSPLMGEAVSGASGYPIVGLDVWEHAYYLKYQNLRPAYAKAFWNVLNWDEAAARFASAKK; translated from the coding sequence ATGAGTTATTCACTGCCATCGCTGCCTTATGCTTATGACGCACTGGAACCGCATTTCGACAAAGAAACGATGGAAATTCACCATTCCAAACACCATCAGGCTTACGTCAATAATGCTAACGCCGCGCTGGAATCTCTGCCTGAACTGGCTAAATTGTCTGCTGAAGAGCTGATCGCTCAACTGGATAACGTTCCTGCGGAGAAAAGAACGGCACTGCGTAACAACGCGGGTGGTCACGTTAACCACAGCCTGTTCTGGAAAGGCCTGAAAGTAGGCACGACGCTGACTGGCGATCTGAAAGCCGCCATCGAGCGTGATTTCGGTAGCGTTGACGCGTTTAAAGAGAAATTTGAGCAAGCAGCAGCAACCCGCTTCGGTTCTGGCTGGGCGTGGCTGGTACTGAAAGACGACGGCAAACTGGCTGTCGTATCGACTGCAAACCAAGACAGCCCGCTGATGGGTGAAGCCGTTTCTGGTGCATCTGGCTACCCAATCGTCGGTCTGGACGTATGGGAACACGCTTACTACCTGAAATATCAGAACCTTCGTCCAGCTTATGCTAAAGCATTCTGGAACGTATTGAACTGGGACGAAGCCGCTGCTCGTTTCGCTAGCGCAAAAAAATAA